Proteins co-encoded in one Desulfitobacterium hafniense DCB-2 genomic window:
- the ftsH gene encoding ATP-dependent zinc metalloprotease FtsH, translating to MNEKPTPKKPLIYYSLIALLILLLLNAFVFPHLLKRQVTQVDYGSFLSYLESGTISEVEVQDNQIAFMTKDSTGKETIFVTGAMADPELVNRLKAAGVDKYSQVIPKENSPLMNILLTWILPMILLFGLWMLLGNLMQRKMGGGMNAMTFGKSNAKIYVQAQTGKTFADVAGQDEAKEALTEIVDFLHDPSRYAAIGADLPKGALLVGPPGTGKTLLAKAVAGEAKVPFFSISGSEFVEMFVGMGAAKVRDLFKQANEKAPCIVFIDEIDTIGKKRDGGSFGGGNDEREQTLNQLLSEMDGFDGKKGVVILAATNRPESLDKALLRPGRFDRRIPVELPDLAGREAILRVHGQKVKMDSPIDFKAIARATAGASGAELANIINEGALRAVRCGRSRVNQSDLEESVEVVIAGYQRKGAVISHREKEIIAFHEIGHALVATKQTDSAPVHKITIIPRTSGALGYTMQVEEDERVLMSKEEAFNKITTFTGGRAAEELIFGTYTSGASNDIEQATKIARAMVTRLGMSKNFDMMALETVNNPYLGGDTSLMCSPETAARIDEEILSIIKSAHKKAFEILKENIEKLHELARYLLEKETITGEEFMAVLSR from the coding sequence ATGAATGAAAAACCAACGCCGAAGAAACCGCTTATCTATTATTCCCTGATTGCCTTGTTGATTCTTCTGCTTCTGAATGCTTTTGTGTTTCCGCACTTGCTGAAAAGACAGGTTACCCAAGTGGATTATGGCTCTTTCCTGTCCTATCTTGAGAGTGGAACGATTTCGGAAGTCGAAGTTCAGGATAATCAGATTGCCTTTATGACCAAGGATTCAACAGGCAAAGAAACGATTTTTGTTACGGGCGCCATGGCAGACCCTGAATTGGTTAATCGTCTTAAGGCTGCCGGGGTGGATAAATATTCTCAGGTTATCCCCAAGGAGAACTCCCCCCTCATGAACATTCTCTTAACCTGGATTCTCCCCATGATTCTCTTATTTGGACTTTGGATGCTGCTGGGAAATCTGATGCAGAGAAAGATGGGCGGCGGCATGAACGCCATGACCTTTGGCAAGAGCAATGCTAAAATCTACGTTCAAGCCCAGACAGGTAAGACCTTTGCCGATGTGGCCGGTCAGGATGAGGCGAAAGAAGCTCTGACTGAGATCGTGGATTTTCTTCACGACCCCAGCCGTTATGCCGCCATTGGAGCCGATCTGCCGAAAGGGGCTCTCCTGGTGGGTCCTCCGGGAACGGGGAAGACCTTGCTGGCCAAGGCCGTTGCCGGAGAAGCAAAAGTGCCCTTTTTCTCCATATCCGGAAGTGAATTTGTAGAGATGTTTGTGGGTATGGGCGCGGCCAAAGTCAGAGATCTATTTAAACAAGCCAATGAAAAAGCCCCCTGCATCGTTTTTATCGATGAGATTGATACCATCGGCAAAAAACGGGATGGAGGCTCCTTCGGCGGAGGCAATGATGAACGGGAGCAAACCTTGAACCAACTTCTGTCCGAGATGGATGGTTTTGACGGCAAGAAGGGTGTGGTGATTCTCGCCGCTACCAACCGGCCGGAGTCCTTAGACAAGGCTTTGCTGCGTCCGGGGCGCTTCGATCGCCGGATCCCTGTGGAGCTTCCGGATTTGGCAGGCCGGGAAGCCATCCTGAGAGTTCATGGGCAAAAGGTAAAAATGGACTCCCCTATCGACTTTAAAGCCATCGCCCGGGCCACTGCCGGAGCATCCGGAGCGGAATTAGCCAATATCATTAATGAAGGAGCTTTACGGGCTGTTCGCTGCGGGAGAAGCCGGGTGAATCAAAGTGATTTGGAGGAGTCTGTGGAAGTTGTGATTGCCGGTTATCAGCGGAAGGGGGCAGTGATTTCTCATCGCGAGAAAGAGATTATTGCTTTCCACGAGATTGGCCATGCTTTAGTAGCCACCAAACAAACGGACTCTGCTCCTGTGCATAAGATTACCATTATTCCAAGGACTTCCGGGGCCTTAGGCTATACCATGCAAGTGGAAGAAGATGAGCGCGTTCTCATGAGCAAAGAAGAGGCCTTCAATAAAATCACCACCTTTACAGGGGGCCGGGCAGCCGAAGAATTGATCTTTGGAACCTATACTTCAGGAGCCTCCAATGATATTGAACAAGCCACCAAAATTGCCCGGGCCATGGTTACCCGTCTGGGGATGAGCAAGAATTTCGATATGATGGCTTTAGAGACAGTGAATAATCCTTACCTTGGCGGCGATACTTCCTTGATGTGTTCTCCGGAAACCGCAGCCAGGATTGATGAGGAGATTTTATCCATTATCAAAAGCGCCCACAAAAAAGCCTTTGAAATTTTAAAAGAAAATATTGAAAAGCTTCATGAATTAGCACGTTATTTGTTGGAAAAGGAAACCATCACCGGAGAAGAATTTATGGCGGTGCTCTCCAGGTAG
- a CDS encoding chaperone NapD: protein MVISSLIVKCLPGFEEPLLSRLKDLERVSVEGVMNGDIILVMENELVHDAVQMIESGIGALPGVTGVYPVYIAMDTDFPEGGVNFA, encoded by the coding sequence ATGGTGATTTCAAGTTTAATAGTAAAATGCCTGCCCGGTTTTGAGGAGCCGCTTTTAAGCCGGCTAAAAGATCTGGAAAGGGTTTCTGTGGAAGGAGTCATGAATGGGGATATCATTCTGGTCATGGAAAATGAGCTGGTACATGATGCGGTGCAGATGATTGAAAGCGGGATTGGTGCATTGCCAGGAGTCACTGGAGTCTATCCGGTTTATATAGCTATGGACACGGATTTCCCTGAAGGAGGTGTGAATTTTGCTTAA
- a CDS encoding 4Fe-4S dicluster domain-containing protein, protein MLKGNEPISRRDFLGTVVNDFCRLTINAVKATAPGKSLIRPPGAIEEIAFLAGCQRCGKCSGACEDRSIHIAGPDEGVLVGTPYLVPDEQPCTFCLRCIEVCPSGVLEKRESSQSYAIGVAKINQDHCLAYHEQLCSSCLYACPMGIKAIELRDFRYPIIRTECCIGCGRCIKACIAENPAITVVPCPTKKE, encoded by the coding sequence TTGCTTAAGGGAAATGAACCCATCAGTCGGAGAGACTTCCTGGGCACTGTGGTCAATGACTTTTGCAGGCTGACCATCAATGCGGTCAAGGCCACAGCCCCCGGGAAAAGCCTCATAAGACCTCCTGGAGCGATAGAGGAAATCGCTTTTCTGGCCGGCTGTCAACGCTGTGGGAAGTGCAGTGGAGCTTGTGAAGATAGGTCTATTCACATAGCCGGACCGGATGAAGGAGTTTTAGTTGGAACTCCTTACCTTGTTCCTGATGAACAGCCTTGCACATTCTGTCTGCGATGTATTGAAGTGTGTCCAAGTGGAGTTCTAGAGAAACGGGAGTCCAGCCAATCCTATGCTATAGGTGTGGCCAAAATCAATCAGGATCATTGCCTCGCTTATCATGAACAACTTTGCAGTTCCTGCCTTTATGCCTGCCCGATGGGCATAAAGGCCATTGAATTAAGAGACTTTCGCTATCCCATCATCCGGACGGAATGCTGCATTGGCTGCGGCCGATGTATCAAGGCATGTATCGCGGAAAATCCTGCAATCACTGTGGTACCATGCCCAACTAAGAAAGAATGA
- a CDS encoding response regulator transcription factor, whose amino-acid sequence MKRTYKVLLVDDEESIYRVVEQVLKREAYELLYADNGEGALESFQKESPDLVILDVMLPLIDGYEVCRTIRETSKVPILMLSAKGEIIDKSVGFNLGADDYLVKPFSPVELGLRVKALLRRSFDKEQSVSKVRKTTKISKGELEINCESHEVFVRGKPVYLTPKEFELLTFMAEHPDQVFTREQLFAHMWRDEYVNDTSTITVFIRKLREKIERDPAKPQYIQTVWGIGYKFSQ is encoded by the coding sequence ATGAAGCGCACCTATAAGGTTTTGTTGGTCGATGACGAAGAGAGCATCTATAGAGTTGTCGAGCAAGTCCTCAAGAGGGAAGCTTATGAACTGCTTTATGCGGACAATGGCGAAGGGGCCCTGGAGTCCTTTCAAAAAGAAAGTCCGGATTTAGTGATACTTGATGTGATGCTGCCCCTGATCGATGGCTATGAGGTATGCCGAACCATCAGAGAAACAAGCAAGGTCCCCATTCTTATGCTTTCGGCCAAGGGGGAGATTATCGACAAAAGCGTGGGATTTAATCTCGGCGCCGATGACTATCTTGTCAAGCCCTTCAGCCCCGTTGAATTGGGGTTGCGTGTTAAAGCTCTCCTGCGGCGTTCATTTGACAAAGAACAGTCCGTTTCCAAAGTAAGGAAGACCACCAAAATAAGTAAAGGGGAGCTGGAAATCAACTGTGAGAGTCATGAGGTCTTTGTGCGGGGCAAGCCTGTTTATTTGACTCCCAAAGAGTTTGAGTTGCTCACGTTTATGGCGGAGCATCCTGATCAGGTCTTTACCCGGGAACAGCTCTTTGCCCATATGTGGAGAGACGAGTATGTCAATGATACCAGCACGATTACCGTATTCATTCGCAAGCTGAGAGAGAAAATCGAACGGGATCCGGCCAAGCCCCAATATATCCAAACCGTATGGGGAATCGGGTATAAGTTTTCCCAGTAG
- a CDS encoding 4Fe-4S dicluster domain-containing protein, with protein sequence MLKFSWNRCRRLVQAGMILIFLLPLTGMYQVLGTLSSSRILGLTLTDPLAFGEVLLASKTITMTFLISALWIAGLYLFLGKAFCSWICPIGFLIEGVDALKRKWPWLTRIQIHKNVIDEQNQYYWALPFFLVLSLVVGIPVFQTLSPIGIIYRAFLFGLGLEVLLILIIIVLELAGYRRGWCRMLCPIGAFYALSARWSPVKVRCDTDKCVQCFQCVKACDYTAASLKNMIEEGKVYAASSLCTRCGRCIDVCPARALQFSLKPEKSPEPESMTMAKNLKAAAPAAGRISRRTALQGVGLVVLAGLSYRPAKALAAAAPKVFRPPGAVGDEEFLAKCVRCGKCIEICPDKTLLSAHLDQGLNLGTPYFIPRQIPCSLCMECPDVCPSGALVPLDMREVKIGIAEIDQDRCYAYQDDVCRSCYNSCPLIDEAIMMEGFQYPVVDPEICTGCGICEYVCVMEYPAIRIKRMS encoded by the coding sequence ATGCTTAAATTCTCCTGGAATCGGTGTCGGCGCCTTGTTCAAGCAGGCATGATCTTAATTTTTCTATTACCCCTTACGGGAATGTACCAGGTGCTGGGGACGTTGAGTTCCAGCCGGATTCTCGGCTTGACCTTAACAGATCCTTTGGCTTTTGGGGAAGTCCTCTTGGCATCAAAAACCATCACCATGACTTTCCTGATCAGTGCACTATGGATTGCCGGGCTCTATCTCTTCTTAGGGAAAGCTTTCTGCAGCTGGATTTGCCCGATAGGATTCCTGATTGAAGGAGTTGATGCTCTAAAGAGAAAATGGCCATGGCTAACACGGATTCAGATTCATAAAAATGTCATCGATGAACAGAATCAATATTACTGGGCTTTACCATTCTTTTTAGTCCTTAGTTTGGTTGTTGGGATTCCTGTATTTCAGACTTTATCCCCCATAGGTATCATCTATAGAGCCTTTCTGTTCGGGTTAGGGCTGGAAGTTTTGCTTATCCTGATCATCATTGTCTTGGAACTGGCAGGATACAGGCGTGGCTGGTGCCGGATGCTTTGTCCAATCGGCGCATTCTATGCCCTGAGCGCCCGCTGGAGTCCCGTCAAGGTTCGCTGCGATACAGATAAGTGTGTACAATGCTTTCAATGTGTAAAGGCTTGCGATTATACCGCCGCAAGCTTAAAAAACATGATTGAAGAAGGAAAGGTATACGCGGCTTCAAGTTTGTGTACCCGCTGCGGCCGCTGTATCGATGTCTGTCCGGCCAGGGCTTTGCAGTTTTCGCTGAAACCGGAGAAATCTCCGGAACCAGAAAGTATGACTATGGCCAAGAACCTGAAAGCAGCTGCCCCGGCGGCGGGGAGGATATCCCGAAGAACTGCTTTGCAGGGTGTGGGCTTAGTGGTCTTGGCAGGTTTAAGCTATAGGCCTGCCAAGGCTCTCGCAGCCGCTGCTCCTAAGGTTTTTCGCCCCCCGGGTGCGGTTGGGGATGAAGAGTTTTTGGCGAAATGTGTTCGCTGCGGCAAATGCATAGAGATCTGTCCAGATAAGACCTTATTAAGCGCCCATCTGGATCAGGGTTTAAATCTGGGGACACCCTACTTTATTCCCCGTCAAATCCCCTGCTCACTGTGCATGGAGTGTCCTGACGTATGTCCCAGCGGCGCCCTGGTGCCCTTAGACATGCGTGAAGTAAAAATCGGCATTGCCGAAATTGATCAAGACCGCTGTTATGCTTATCAGGATGATGTGTGCCGCTCCTGTTACAACAGCTGTCCATTGATTGATGAAGCGATTATGATGGAAGGATTTCAATATCCGGTGGTTGATCCGGAGATCTGTACAGGATGCGGAATCTGTGAGTATGTCTGTGTGATGGAATATCCAGCTATTCGGATTAAACGGATGTCCTGA
- a CDS encoding MarR family winged helix-turn-helix transcriptional regulator has translation MRSMVFENEIWDFLRTITEGMANAFRPIVEEYGLTLMQTRILVEVKDGAPHTIGSLGSIIGLSSGNASSMCKKLEAAGFLRRIRTPEDERFVKLALTRHGEDTIYRIEEDLERRCGVFLEYKGEQEYQRFIECMENVKAFMQEMYEFQPK, from the coding sequence ATGAGAAGCATGGTGTTTGAGAATGAAATCTGGGATTTCTTGAGGACGATAACCGAAGGTATGGCCAATGCATTTCGCCCGATTGTTGAAGAATACGGTTTAACTTTAATGCAGACTCGGATCTTGGTGGAAGTTAAAGACGGGGCACCTCATACTATAGGAAGTCTGGGAAGTATTATTGGCCTTTCCAGCGGGAATGCTTCCTCTATGTGCAAGAAATTGGAGGCAGCAGGATTTCTAAGGCGTATTCGTACACCTGAGGACGAACGGTTCGTGAAACTTGCCCTGACCCGGCACGGTGAAGACACAATTTATCGCATCGAAGAGGATCTTGAACGACGATGCGGTGTTTTTTTGGAATATAAAGGTGAACAGGAATATCAACGATTTATTGAGTGCATGGAAAATGTCAAAGCCTTTATGCAAGAGATGTATGAATTTCAACCGAAATAG
- a CDS encoding glycosyltransferase family 8 protein, translating into MIDQDKINQQRGKTMNILVTLNSSYVKQLMVMLTSLLDSNPGEQFTVYVAHSAMSKEDFARIDQAIDSSRCKVEGIKLSDEGLSKAPITSRYPKEMYYRIFAVNYLPDHLERILYLDPDLVVINPLKELYTIDFQGNFFAAASHVKELLKKLNHVRLNMAEDSTYVNSGVMMMNLSLLRQEQDVHEVYQYIEEYKHRLFLPDQDVLNGVYSDRTLTVDAKIYNLSERYYALYNLNPKYWDAKIDLDWVRSNTAIIHYCGRNKPWKDNYIGDLNVFYKNYEQKVRAKMKDFETMR; encoded by the coding sequence ATGATCGATCAGGATAAGATCAATCAGCAAAGGGGTAAAACGATGAATATTTTAGTCACCCTGAACTCAAGTTATGTAAAACAGTTAATGGTTATGCTGACCTCTCTGCTTGACTCCAACCCAGGGGAGCAGTTTACGGTTTATGTAGCTCATTCCGCTATGTCCAAGGAGGACTTTGCACGTATCGATCAGGCCATTGATAGCTCACGATGTAAGGTTGAAGGAATTAAGCTGTCTGATGAAGGTTTGAGCAAGGCACCTATTACCAGCCGCTATCCCAAGGAAATGTATTACCGGATTTTTGCAGTGAATTATCTTCCCGATCACCTTGAACGAATTTTGTACCTGGATCCTGATCTTGTCGTCATCAATCCTCTAAAGGAGCTCTACACCATAGACTTCCAAGGAAACTTCTTCGCAGCAGCCTCCCATGTTAAGGAACTATTGAAAAAACTCAATCACGTCAGACTTAATATGGCTGAAGACAGCACCTATGTCAATTCGGGGGTGATGATGATGAACTTGTCCCTGCTGCGCCAGGAACAGGATGTTCATGAAGTCTACCAATATATTGAAGAATACAAGCACCGCTTATTCCTGCCTGACCAGGATGTTCTTAATGGGGTGTATAGTGATAGAACCCTGACTGTAGATGCGAAAATCTATAATCTCAGTGAGCGGTATTATGCCCTCTATAATCTGAACCCCAAGTACTGGGATGCTAAAATTGATCTGGATTGGGTCCGCAGCAATACAGCGATTATTCACTATTGCGGCCGCAACAAACCCTGGAAAGACAACTATATTGGGGATTTGAACGTTTTTTATAAAAACTATGAGCAAAAGGTTCGTGCCAAAATGAAGGATTTTGAAACTATGAGGTGA
- a CDS encoding nitrate reductase, producing MEFSRRNFLKTCAISAAMMTVGCTSQTKTIQVDPPEPAPSAPKQIDVDQWVKSVCRYCGTGCGVLIGVKDGKVAAVKGDPDNEGNKGLLCAKGYYLPQVITHSERVTKPLIRKNGKLEPCTWDEAMELVTAKFKESIANNGPDSVAFYGSGQQLAEEGYVANKLFKGAIGTNNIDGNPRLCMASAVGGFTTTFGADEPMGCLEDFEHANVFFIIGSNIAEAHPVLFGRLTDKKKKDPDTKIIIADPRRHRSHEIADISLQFVPGTDMALLHAMAYVIIEEGMADEEFIAKHTSFSNGKEAITFAAYKEFLKEFTPEKAEKVTGLPAAQIQEVARLFGEKGKNTMSMWTMGINQRVAGVWANNLIHNLHLLTGKICKPGSTPFSLTGQPSACGSVRETGALSHLLPGHRVIANEKHRKEVAELWGVPADRISPQAGLHTMELFKACGDGRVKCLYVMCTNPAHSLPNVNAYQEGFEKVFLVVAEAFHPTATTKYADVVLPAAFWCEKEGVYGNTDRRTQHLAKAINPPGEAKPDLDILLDLAQRLGYGELFPFKTPEDVWNEYLKCTTGTHMELATYPALREAHGIQWPVKDHQGNKGAVRRYVAPEDPYVKEGIDFYSAKDHKAVIFARPYLGPAEVVDEEYPYYLTTGRILEHWHTLTMTGKCPTLMRAVPKQYVELNPQDAAELGIKEGDTVRLVSRRGKVEIPVRVGKPGEPRPGLLFALWFEPDPLVNAVTIDAVDAASKEPEFKICAVKIEKV from the coding sequence ATGGAATTCAGTAGAAGAAATTTTCTCAAAACCTGTGCAATTTCGGCAGCAATGATGACAGTAGGATGTACCAGTCAAACCAAGACGATTCAGGTTGACCCGCCTGAACCAGCCCCCAGCGCCCCTAAGCAGATAGATGTGGATCAATGGGTTAAATCCGTATGCAGATATTGCGGAACCGGTTGCGGTGTGCTGATCGGTGTGAAGGATGGCAAAGTAGCTGCCGTAAAAGGGGATCCGGATAATGAAGGCAATAAAGGGCTGCTCTGCGCCAAAGGCTATTATTTGCCACAGGTCATTACCCATAGCGAACGTGTTACCAAGCCTTTGATACGTAAAAATGGCAAATTGGAGCCCTGTACTTGGGACGAAGCCATGGAACTGGTTACTGCAAAGTTTAAGGAATCCATTGCCAACAATGGTCCGGATTCCGTAGCCTTCTATGGTTCCGGACAGCAGTTGGCGGAAGAAGGTTATGTGGCCAATAAACTCTTCAAGGGAGCCATCGGCACCAATAATATTGACGGGAATCCGCGGCTTTGCATGGCCAGCGCGGTAGGCGGTTTTACCACTACCTTTGGTGCCGATGAACCCATGGGATGCCTCGAGGATTTTGAACATGCCAATGTGTTCTTTATTATCGGCTCCAATATTGCGGAAGCACATCCGGTTCTGTTTGGCAGACTGACGGATAAAAAGAAAAAAGATCCTGATACCAAAATAATTATCGCCGATCCGAGACGTCATCGCTCTCATGAAATTGCCGATATTTCGCTGCAATTTGTACCGGGGACCGATATGGCCCTTCTCCACGCCATGGCTTATGTGATCATCGAGGAAGGAATGGCGGACGAGGAGTTCATCGCTAAACATACGAGCTTTTCCAATGGCAAAGAAGCTATAACCTTTGCAGCTTATAAGGAGTTCCTTAAGGAATTTACACCGGAAAAGGCTGAAAAAGTAACGGGCCTTCCAGCTGCTCAAATCCAAGAGGTTGCCCGCCTCTTCGGTGAAAAAGGCAAGAACACCATGTCCATGTGGACGATGGGTATTAATCAGCGGGTAGCCGGTGTCTGGGCTAATAATCTTATTCATAATCTGCATCTGCTTACCGGGAAAATCTGCAAACCTGGCTCAACTCCTTTCTCCCTGACCGGTCAGCCCAGTGCCTGCGGCAGTGTCCGGGAAACGGGAGCATTATCTCATTTACTCCCCGGACATCGTGTCATTGCTAACGAGAAGCACAGGAAAGAAGTGGCCGAGCTATGGGGCGTGCCGGCTGATCGCATTAGTCCTCAAGCCGGTCTCCATACCATGGAGTTATTTAAGGCCTGCGGGGACGGCCGGGTTAAGTGCCTCTATGTTATGTGCACTAATCCGGCTCACTCCCTGCCGAATGTCAATGCTTATCAGGAGGGGTTTGAAAAGGTCTTCCTGGTGGTAGCGGAGGCGTTCCACCCCACAGCTACCACCAAGTATGCCGATGTGGTTCTTCCGGCAGCTTTCTGGTGTGAGAAAGAAGGGGTGTACGGCAATACGGATCGCCGTACCCAGCATTTGGCTAAAGCCATCAACCCCCCCGGTGAAGCTAAGCCGGATTTGGATATTCTTCTCGACCTTGCCCAGCGCCTGGGCTATGGGGAGCTGTTTCCCTTCAAAACTCCCGAAGATGTCTGGAACGAATACCTTAAATGTACAACAGGGACTCATATGGAACTGGCCACCTATCCGGCCCTTAGGGAGGCCCATGGCATTCAGTGGCCGGTTAAGGATCACCAGGGCAATAAAGGGGCCGTGCGCCGTTATGTGGCTCCCGAGGATCCCTATGTCAAAGAAGGCATTGATTTCTATTCCGCAAAGGATCACAAGGCGGTTATCTTTGCCAGACCGTATCTGGGTCCTGCAGAAGTGGTGGATGAGGAGTACCCCTACTATTTAACGACCGGCCGGATTCTTGAACACTGGCATACCCTGACCATGACAGGCAAATGCCCTACCTTAATGCGGGCGGTGCCCAAACAGTATGTGGAATTAAATCCCCAGGACGCTGCTGAATTGGGGATCAAAGAGGGGGATACGGTCCGGCTGGTTTCCCGCAGGGGCAAGGTCGAAATACCGGTCAGAGTAGGGAAGCCTGGCGAACCGCGACCCGGTCTGCTCTTTGCTCTTTGGTTTGAACCGGATCCCCTGGTAAATGCTGTAACCATTGATGCCGTGGATGCTGCTTCCAAAGAGCCTGAATTCAAGATTTGTGCTGTTAAAATAGAAAAAGTCTAA
- the cls gene encoding cardiolipin synthase, which produces MKNLPMLYRVIFIALLLLLQIFALVMIIWRFSSYFIYFYTVCTSLSIVALLYILNSKSDPAYKIAWVIPILIFPIFGGLFYLLFGRNKLSKRKKREMKAVNEKMNQSLIPNQAILQELEAQNHRAANLSRYIDKYSYCPVYQNTITEYLPLGELMYERLLEELRKAEKFIFLEYFIIDEGVMWDSILEILVEKVQQGVDVRVLYDDVGSLFKLPYGYEKKLEEKGIKCSVFNRLIPVLSIHMNNRDHRKIAVIDGKTAFTGGINLADEYINAYDRFGHWKDSAILIQGEAVWNFTVMFLSLWNYETETDEDYTRFKLPVHEAEAYPSDGFVQPFGDSPLDEEPMGENVYLTLIVQAERYIYINTPYLILNNVMLSALCSAAKRSVDVRIVTPYRGDRWFVHSMTRSNYEFLVESGVKIYEYSPGFIHAKSILIDDVHAVVGTINMDYRSLYLHFECGVYLYNTQSVLAVKEDYLATLTKCQQITLEDCRAVRWYRRLGRTILRIFAPLM; this is translated from the coding sequence ATGAAAAACTTGCCGATGCTTTACCGTGTGATCTTTATCGCCTTGCTTCTCCTCCTGCAAATCTTTGCTCTGGTTATGATCATCTGGAGATTCAGCAGTTATTTTATTTATTTTTATACCGTTTGCACATCGCTCAGCATCGTTGCTCTGCTTTATATATTGAACAGCAAATCTGACCCCGCCTATAAGATTGCCTGGGTTATCCCAATCCTTATTTTTCCTATCTTTGGCGGGCTGTTTTATCTTTTATTTGGCCGCAATAAATTAAGCAAGCGTAAAAAGCGCGAGATGAAAGCTGTCAATGAAAAAATGAATCAGTCCCTCATCCCGAATCAAGCCATCCTTCAGGAACTTGAGGCGCAAAACCACCGTGCAGCTAATCTTTCACGTTATATCGATAAATATTCCTATTGCCCTGTTTATCAAAATACCATTACTGAATATTTACCCCTCGGAGAGCTGATGTATGAGCGTTTGCTGGAAGAGTTAAGAAAGGCCGAAAAATTCATCTTCCTGGAATACTTCATTATTGATGAAGGAGTCATGTGGGATTCTATCCTGGAGATTTTAGTGGAGAAAGTCCAACAAGGTGTAGATGTCCGGGTTCTTTACGATGATGTAGGCAGTCTCTTCAAGCTGCCCTATGGCTATGAAAAGAAGCTGGAGGAGAAAGGAATTAAGTGCAGTGTCTTTAACCGTCTGATTCCCGTTCTCTCCATTCACATGAATAACCGGGATCATCGCAAGATCGCCGTGATCGATGGAAAAACAGCCTTTACAGGCGGAATCAATCTGGCGGATGAATATATTAATGCGTATGATCGGTTTGGTCATTGGAAGGATAGCGCTATACTCATCCAAGGAGAAGCTGTCTGGAATTTCACCGTGATGTTCTTATCTTTATGGAATTATGAGACCGAGACGGATGAAGACTACACCCGGTTTAAGTTACCTGTGCATGAGGCGGAAGCCTACCCCAGCGATGGGTTCGTCCAGCCTTTTGGGGATAGCCCCTTGGATGAAGAACCGATGGGCGAAAACGTCTACCTCACTCTCATCGTTCAAGCTGAACGCTATATCTATATTAACACACCCTATCTTATCCTTAATAATGTAATGCTTTCAGCCCTCTGCTCTGCCGCTAAGCGAAGTGTCGATGTGCGCATCGTGACTCCTTATCGCGGGGATCGTTGGTTTGTTCATTCCATGACCCGTTCCAACTACGAATTTCTGGTGGAAAGCGGCGTAAAAATCTACGAATATTCACCCGGCTTTATCCATGCCAAATCCATCCTGATCGATGACGTCCACGCTGTGGTGGGAACCATCAACATGGACTACAGGAGCCTTTACCTGCACTTCGAATGCGGGGTCTACCTCTATAACACCCAAAGTGTCCTGGCCGTAAAAGAAGATTATTTAGCAACGTTAACCAAATGCCAGCAAATTACCCTGGAAGACTGTCGTGCTGTCAGATGGTACCGTAGATTAGGGCGTACAATCCTCCGTATTTTCGCCCCATTGATGTAG